The genomic DNA AAGGGCAGGCCGGCGAAGGGACCTGCGAGATTGGCGCCGTCCTTCGCGGGATCGGCGATCACGTCCTCGAACAGCTCGACCACGCCCGACAGCGCCGGATTGACCTTGGCGACCCCCGCGGCGGCCTGGCGCGCCAGCTCCTGCGCCGTCAGCTCACCCTTGCGGACGCGCCCCGCCAGCGCGACGCCATCGTGCTGTGCCCATTCCGTCCAGCTCATCGGCAAGGTCATGAAGTCCTGATCTCCTCAAGGTGCGGCGCCACCTTCTTCGCAAGGGACCGCCTGAATCAACTGAGCGGGCGCGAGGGGCAGGGTTGCGCAGGGCGGAGGGGTCGCGAGACTGCGTCTCGATCCGGCAGTGGTGCGATCGTTGCAACCCGGCCGGCGTCGGAAGGGCCACGAGGAGGCCGTGTCTGCGTGTCACAACTGCGGGCATCGCAGGGTGGGCAAAGCGCAGGGCTGTCTACGATCCTTCACGACGGGAGAATTGCTTCGCTGCGCTCGCAATGACGGCGTGGACAGAGCGAGTGCCAGATCCTCTCTCGTGCCCCGGACGCAGCGCAGCGTGCCGGCGATGTGAAGCATCGTCCGGTGCGGTGCGCTGCAGAGCCGGGGCCCATGTCGCCGTGCCGGGCCGCTTTCTGGGTCCGGCTCTGCGCCGCAACGCCAAGGGCGTTGCAGCGCGTCCGGGACACGCGAGCACAGCAACGCTTGCGCCGCCGTCCCCACGAATGTGGCGAGATCGCATCATCTCGACAAAAAATCCCTTGTCGACGGCCCTCCGCCGTACCTTGATGAATCAACCCCGGTTGGTCCATAAGCGGCGTCCCGTGGCCGGTGGTTCGCCGCCGCACGGGGGGCTTGGATAGAGGGATTCTCGCGTGGCAAATATCAACCAGAAAATTGCGCAGGAGCTTGGGGTTCGGGCGGAGCAGGTCGAGGCGGCGGTGACGCTGCTCGACGGCGGCGCCACGGTTCCCTTCATCGCGCGCTACCGCAAGGAAGCGACCGGTGCGCTCGACGACGCGCAATTGCGCACCCTGGAGGAGCGCCTGGGTTACCTGCGCGAGCTCGAAGACCGCCGCAAGGCCATCCTCGAATCAGTCCGCGAGCAGGGCAAGCTCGATGCCGCGCTGGAAGCCTCGATCATGGCCGCCGACAGCAAGGCGCGCCTCGAGGACATCTATCTGCCGTTCAAGCCGAAGCGCCGGACCAAGGCGGAGATCGCCAAGGAGGCCGGGCTCGAGCCGCTCGCCAACCAGCTGATGGCGGAGCCGACCAACGATCCGAAGGTCGTGGCCGAAGGCTTCGTCAATGCCGAGAAGGGCGTGGCCGATGCCGCCGCTGCGCTCGACGGCGCCCGCGCCATCCTGGTCGAGCGCTTCGACGAGGACGCCGATTTGATCGGCGCGCTTCGCGAGGAGATGTGGACCAATGCGCGCATGGCCTCCAAGGTGCGCGACGGCAAGAAGACCGAGGGCGAAAAGTTCGCCGATTATTTCGACTTCTCCGAGCCGCTGACGAAACTCCCCTCGCACCGCATCCTCGCGATGTTCCGCGGCGAGAAGGAAGAGATCCTCGACCTGCAAATCCAGGCCGAGGCCGAGGCGCCGCCACCGGGCGTGCCGAGCGCCTATGAACTGAAGATCATGAAGCGTTTCGGCATCGCCGATCTCAAGCGCGCCGGGGATCGCTGGCTGATCGACACCGTGCGCTGGGCCTGGCGCACCAAGATCCAGGTGCATCTCAACATCGACCTGCGCATGCGGCTGTGGAACGCCGCCGAGACCGAGGCGGTGCGGGTGTTCGCCTCCAATCTGCGCGACCTCCTGCTGGCCGCGCCGGCCGGCACCCGTGTCACCATGGGGCTCGATCCCGGCTACCGCACCGGCGTCAAGGTCGCCGTCACCGACGCGACCGGCAAGGTGGTCGATACCGCCGTGATCTATCCGCACGAGCCGCAGCGGCAATGGAACGAGTCGCTCGCGACGCTTGGGCGACTCGCGATGAAGCATAAAGTCGAGCTGATCGCGATCGGCAACGGCACCGCCTCGCGCGAGACCGACAAGCTCGCAGGCGATCTCGTCAAGGGCCTCGCTGAGCTGAAGATGACCAAGATCGTGGTGTCGGAAGCCGGTGCGTCGGTCTATTCGGCCTCGGCCTTCGCCTCGGAAGAGTTGCCGGGCCTCGACGTCACCCTGCGCGGTGCGGTCTCGATTGCGCGCCGGCTCCAGGATCCGCTGGCCGAACTCGTCAAGATCGAGCCCAAGGCGATCGGCGTCGGCCAGTACCAGCACGACCTCGGCCAGGCCAAGCTCGCCAAGTCGCTCGATGCCGTCGTCGAGGATTGCGTGAACGCCGTCGGCGTCGACGTCAACACCGCCTCCGCTCCGCTGCTGGCGCGCGTGTCGGGCGTCGGCTCAGGTCTGGCCCAGAGCATCGTGGCGCACCGCGACGCCAACGGCCCGTTCAAGTCGCGCAAGGCGCTGAAGGAGGTGCCGCGGCTCGGGCCGAAGGCGTTCGAGCAGTGCGCGGGCTTCCTGCGCATCCTCGGCGGCGAGGACCCGCTCGATGCCTCGGGCGTGCATCCGGAGGCTTATCCGGTGGTGCGCCGCATCCTCGCGGCCACCAAGAGCGACATCAAGGCGCTGATCGGCTCCAGCGAGATCGTGCGCACGCTGAAGCCGAAGGATTTCGTCGACGAGACCTTCGGCCTGCCGACCGTCACCGACATCTTGAAGGAATTGGAGAAGCCGGGCCGCGATCCGCGTCCCGCGTTCAAGGCGGCCGTGTTCAAGGAGGGCGTCGAGGAGATCAAGGACCTCAAGAAGGGCATGATCCTCGAGGGCACCGTGACCAACGTCGCCGCGTTCGGCGCCTTCGTCGACATCGGCGTGCACCAGGACGGCCTCGTGCACATCTCGGCGATGTCCAAGACCTACATCAAGGATCCGCGCGAGGTGGTGAAGCCCGGCGACATCGTCAAGGTGAAGGTGCTGGACTTCGAGGTCGCCCGCAAGCGCATCTCGCTGACGCTGCGCCTCGACGACGAAGTCGGCGCCAAGAAGGACGCCCCCGGCATGCAGCGCGACAACAGCTCGCGAAATGCGAGCCGGATGACTTCGTCTGCGCCGCGCAAGCAGGAGTCGTCCGGTGGCGGCGGCGCCCTCGCCGAAGCGCTGCGCCGCGCAGCCGAGAAGAACGGCGGGAAAAGGGTGTAGCTTCTTAACTCTCCCCGCCCTTCTGCGGGAAGAGGTCGGAGCGCGCTCTCTCCCTGACATCCGCGTCAGAATCTGGCGCGTTTGTAAGTTGAAGCGGCCAGTCCCTTTCTTTCATCTGATTGTCCTCGTGCGGCGTCAAGACCGCCGCACCGCAAGGAGGATGGTTCGATGAACAACA from Bradyrhizobium sp. CCBAU 53351 includes the following:
- a CDS encoding Tex family protein, coding for MANINQKIAQELGVRAEQVEAAVTLLDGGATVPFIARYRKEATGALDDAQLRTLEERLGYLRELEDRRKAILESVREQGKLDAALEASIMAADSKARLEDIYLPFKPKRRTKAEIAKEAGLEPLANQLMAEPTNDPKVVAEGFVNAEKGVADAAAALDGARAILVERFDEDADLIGALREEMWTNARMASKVRDGKKTEGEKFADYFDFSEPLTKLPSHRILAMFRGEKEEILDLQIQAEAEAPPPGVPSAYELKIMKRFGIADLKRAGDRWLIDTVRWAWRTKIQVHLNIDLRMRLWNAAETEAVRVFASNLRDLLLAAPAGTRVTMGLDPGYRTGVKVAVTDATGKVVDTAVIYPHEPQRQWNESLATLGRLAMKHKVELIAIGNGTASRETDKLAGDLVKGLAELKMTKIVVSEAGASVYSASAFASEELPGLDVTLRGAVSIARRLQDPLAELVKIEPKAIGVGQYQHDLGQAKLAKSLDAVVEDCVNAVGVDVNTASAPLLARVSGVGSGLAQSIVAHRDANGPFKSRKALKEVPRLGPKAFEQCAGFLRILGGEDPLDASGVHPEAYPVVRRILAATKSDIKALIGSSEIVRTLKPKDFVDETFGLPTVTDILKELEKPGRDPRPAFKAAVFKEGVEEIKDLKKGMILEGTVTNVAAFGAFVDIGVHQDGLVHISAMSKTYIKDPREVVKPGDIVKVKVLDFEVARKRISLTLRLDDEVGAKKDAPGMQRDNSSRNASRMTSSAPRKQESSGGGGALAEALRRAAEKNGGKRV